One stretch of Alcaligenes aquatilis DNA includes these proteins:
- a CDS encoding cache domain-containing protein, with protein sequence MSIVHNFLAAVVVGASLTCASGVQAGAPGVAQATGLLPTTIGAQQQRAHQLLDKAIAHIRQNGPQAVNDFTHDPAFIDRDLYVYSVSLAGQMLSSGGWSAGLIGQNVLSETDDAGQPFFSQMLVLAKQNQSGSIEYYWFNPNEGKHEVKITYFEVVDGMVIAVGFFPGYPTEEQAKQMLEQAMSEYFADPVAALRKFRNKQGEFRRQDQYVFVLDKAQRKVVLNPVFAENNDVSVDDITDVQGQHFLREMLEHASPNTIQSIDYWWLSSETRQVEHRRAFYQQMGEMVIAVGTTVFPESPP encoded by the coding sequence ATGAGTATTGTGCATAACTTTCTGGCTGCGGTAGTGGTCGGGGCGTCGCTAACGTGCGCGAGTGGCGTACAGGCTGGCGCGCCCGGTGTGGCGCAGGCAACAGGCTTGCTGCCTACCACGATTGGAGCGCAACAACAGCGCGCGCATCAATTATTGGACAAGGCGATAGCGCACATACGCCAGAACGGCCCCCAAGCGGTGAATGATTTCACACACGATCCGGCCTTTATTGACCGTGATTTATACGTATATAGCGTGAGTCTTGCGGGCCAGATGTTGTCTAGCGGTGGCTGGTCGGCGGGCTTGATAGGGCAGAACGTATTGAGTGAAACGGACGATGCCGGGCAGCCTTTTTTTAGCCAGATGTTAGTGTTGGCGAAACAAAACCAGTCCGGGAGTATTGAGTACTACTGGTTTAATCCTAATGAAGGCAAGCATGAAGTCAAAATTACGTATTTTGAGGTCGTGGATGGGATGGTGATTGCCGTCGGGTTTTTTCCTGGCTACCCAACCGAGGAACAGGCCAAGCAAATGCTGGAGCAGGCGATGAGCGAATACTTTGCTGATCCTGTAGCCGCGCTACGTAAATTCCGTAATAAACAGGGCGAGTTCAGGCGCCAGGATCAATATGTGTTTGTACTGGACAAAGCGCAGCGCAAGGTGGTGCTGAATCCTGTATTCGCGGAGAATAACGATGTCTCGGTGGATGATATTACCGATGTGCAAGGCCAGCATTTTCTACGGGAAATGTTGGAGCATGCCTCACCTAACACGATCCAATCTATTGATTACTGGTGGCTAAGCTCCGAAACACGCCAAGTGGAGCACAGACGGGCGTTTTATCAACAGATGGGGGAGATGGTGATCGCTGTGGGCACTACTGTGTTTCCTGAATCCCCCCCTTGA